One window of Acropora palmata chromosome 1, jaAcrPala1.3, whole genome shotgun sequence genomic DNA carries:
- the LOC141894807 gene encoding THO complex subunit 3-like, giving the protein MAPGDYLNEMKRYFENNSRTKDFIAHTAKVHSVAWSCDGRRLASGSFDRTVSIFVLEKDRLTKETNHKGHGESVDQLCWHPSSSNFLVTASGDKTIRIWDARASKCVSVVNTKGENINICWSPDGNTIAVGNKEDLITFIDARTYKARCDEQFKYEVNEISWNNTNDLFFLTNGHGCINILSYPDLKLQQTLHAHPANCICIKFDPKGRYFATGSADALVSLWDLDELVCVRTFSRLDWPVRTLSFSHDGEMLASGSEDLIIDIALVETGERICEVQCNAPTFTVAWHPSKPLLAFACDDKDKHDRDAGTVRLFGFGTNSS; this is encoded by the exons atggcgccggGAGACTATCTGAACGAGATGAAAcggtattttgaaaacaactcaAGAACGAAAGACTTTATCGCCCACACAGCCAAG GTTCATTCTGTAGCTTGGAGTTGTGACGGCAGAAGACTCGCTTCAGGCTCATTTGACAGAACTGTTAGCATTTTTGTGTTGGAGAAGGACCGTTTA aCTAAAGAAACAAATCACAAAGGCCATGGAGAGAGTGTTGATCAACTTTGCTGGCATCCAAGTAGCTCTAATTTTCTAGTGACAGCATCTGGTGATAAAACAATAAGAATATGGGATGCCAGAG ccaGCAAGTGTGTATCTGTTGTCAATACTAAAGGAGAAAACATAAATATTTGTTGGAGCCCTGATGGTAACACAATAGCAGTTGGGAACAAG GAAGATCTAATAACATTTATAGATGCAAGAACTTATAAAGCAAGATGTGATGAACAATTCAAATACGAA GTGAATGAAATATCTTGGAATAACAcaaatgatttattttttctaaCCAATGGACATGGGTGTATTAACATATTAAG TTATCCTGATTTAAAGCTCCAACAGACATTACACGCTCATCCTGCCAACTGCATTTGTATAAAGTTTGATCCCAAAGGAAG GTATTTTGCAACTGGGAGTGCTGATGCCTTGGTTAGTCTATGGGACTTGGATGAGCTGGTTTGTGTcagaacgttttcaagacttgA CTGGCCAGTACGAACACTAAGCTTTAGTCATGATGGTGAGATGCTAGCATCTGGCTCTGAGGATCTTATCATTGATATT GCCCTGGTAGAAACTGGCGAGAGAATATGTGAGGTACAGTGCAATGCACCAACGTTCACAGTAGCGTGGCATCCTTCAAAGCCTCTGTTAGCTTTCGCTTGTGATGATAAG GATAAACATGATCGAGATGCCGGCACAGTTCGTCTCTTTGGCTTCGGGACCAATTCCTCCTGA